A single region of the Ficedula albicollis isolate OC2 chromosome 11, FicAlb1.5, whole genome shotgun sequence genome encodes:
- the LOC101817547 gene encoding uncharacterized protein LOC101817547, translated as MFILRNRRGWVGSFWGVFLRGVYGNLCWSFAAPRPEFDAQLLRCHGHTRRVGGRRIDSQGGRDPLFSLPSPPKTTSLSTVPPAELSPEEKICGVLGGRLGTRHGPGSPGTAGLRGPASPLPLGKGQLKAISITHQVPKASPGDGSRFLASSTEDCHSQTLIWRCWVLTCRRSRDVPGHAVGWGQGSPQPEKVQEKPDLQWEIGESERGAMQSTLCVQELS; from the exons CGACGAGGGTGGGTTGGTTCGTTCTGGGGTGTTTTCTTGAGGGGGGTGTATGGAAATCTGTGCTGGAGTTTCGCGGCTCCACGTCCGGAGTTTGACGCTCAGCTCCTGCGGTGCCACGGGCACACGCGGCGGGTGGGGGGCAGGAGAATAGACAGCCAGGGGGGTAGAGAcccccttttctccctcccttctcccccaaAAACCACTTCTTTGAGCACCGTGCCACCGGCAGAGCTGTCGCCCGAG GAGAAAATATGTGGAGTCCTCGGAGGAAGGCTGGGGACCAGGCACGGCCCTGGCAGCCCAGGCACCGCGGGGCTACGAGGTCCTGCAAGTCCCCTGCCCTTGGGGAAGGGCCAGCTGAAAGCCATCAGCATCACCCACCAGGTCCCCAAAgcctctcctggagatggctcGAG GTTTCTGGCCAGCAGCACCGAGGACTGTCACAGCCAAACCCTCATTTGGAGGTGTTGGGTTTTaacctgcaggaggagcagggacgTCCCTGGGCACgctgtgggctggggacagggcagcccTCAACCTGAGAAAGTGCAGGAAAAACCAGATCTGCAGTGGGAAATTGGGGAGAGTGAGAGAGGAGCCATGCAGAgcactctgtgtgtgcaggaatTAT